The following coding sequences are from one Nicotiana tomentosiformis chromosome 3, ASM39032v3, whole genome shotgun sequence window:
- the LOC104104307 gene encoding kunitz trypsin inhibitor 5-like, giving the protein MKIISRILLLSCLLFFALFQVKAEPVLDTNKQEVRPGYSYYILPATTGANGGGLTLAKGENGSCPLDVFQAQNVQSKGLPLKFLMVNSSSGLVIDENEDINIKFAAPRYVSICNKTTVWKIEDGFVTTGGIKGGSENGTATSLFTIQKYEDAYALQYCPRATGCSFICPRLLCGYIGIAPANNGSRRLAVNRPVFKILFQKA; this is encoded by the coding sequence ATGAAGATCATATCAAGGATTTTATTGCTTTCTTGCCTCCTCTTTTTTGCCTTATTCCAGGTAAAAGCTGAACCAGTTCTTGATACTAATAAACAAGAAGTCCGTCCAGGTTACAGCTACTACATTTTGCCGGCAACCACCGGCGCAAACGGCGGTGGACTAACGCTAGCGAAAGGCGAAAACGGGAGCTGCCCGCTCGACGTTTTTCAAGCACAAAATGTTCAGAGCAAAGGCCTTCCTTTAAAATTCTTAATGGTGAATTCAAGTTCAGGGCTAGTAATTGACGAAAATGAAGACATAAATATCAAATTTGCAGCACCAAGATACGTGTCTATTTGCAATAAAACCACTGTTTGGAAAATTGAAGATGGGTTTGTGACCACTGGCGGAATTAAGGGTGGGTCTGAAAATGGCACGGCCACAAGTTTGTTTACTATTCAGAAGTATGAAGATGCCTATGCGTTACAGTATTGTCCAAGAGCTACAGGGTGTTCTTTTATTTGTCCAAGATTGTTGTGTGGGTATATTGGTATTGCACCAGCGAATAATGGATCGAGGCGTTTGGCTGTCAATCGTCCGGTTTTCAAGATTTTATTCCAAAAGGCTTAG
- the LOC138908282 gene encoding uncharacterized protein — protein sequence MAKNEVSSLDHNHPLYLQAGDTKGLVLIPIKFTGPENYALWSRAIKLALRGKSKLGFVDGSCVKARYKGELVEQWEKCNAIVLSWIGSIVSNELMPSIVYASDARKAWNDF from the coding sequence ATGGCGAAAAATGAAGTAAGTTCACTTGATCACAATCATCCATTATACCTTCAAGCTGGAGACACTAAAGGGCTGGTTTTAATTCCAATCAAGTTCACAGGGCCAGAAAATTATGCCCTGTGGAGCAGAGCAATAAAATTGGCCTTGCGAGGAAAGAGCAAACTAGGTTTTGTGGATGGATCGTGTGTAAAAGCTAGGTACAAAGGGGAATTGGTTGAACAATGGGAAAAATGCAACGCAATAGTGTTATCATGGATAGGAAGCATTGTTTCGAATGAATTAATGCCAAGTATTGTCTATGCATCAGATGCGAGGAAAGCGTGGAATGATTTTTAG
- the LOC138908281 gene encoding uncharacterized protein → MDNLRVIGCLCYASNLPRYDKLAPRTRKTVLMGYSETQKGYELFDLDTKTFFISRDVSFRERIFPFRTMPIENEDDVLFMPITNLGGAHTHNEESSHASPTPQQSPDPIHQDGSDSTETTHTHGIADHQIDT, encoded by the coding sequence ATGGATAATTTGAGAGTGATTGGATGTCTGTGCTATGCAAGCAACTTACCTAGATATGATAAACTAGCTCCTAGAACAAGGAAGACAGTATTGATGGGCTATTCTGAGACTCAAAAGGGGTACGAGCTGTTTGACTTGGACACTAAAACCTTTTTTATCAGTAGGGATGTTAGTTTTAGGGAAAGAATTTTCCCTTTCAGAACCATGCCAATTGAAAATGAAGATGATGTATTATTCATGCCAATAACCAATTTAGGAGGGGCACATACACACAATGAAGAGAGTTCTCATGCTTCACCTACACCACAGCAGTCACCAGATCCAATACACCAAGATGGAAGTGATTCTACAGAAACTACACATACACATGGCATTGCAGATCACCAGATAGATACATAG